CGAAACAATCGGAAGCGCCGGCATGCTTCCTTGGAGGTTGCTGCTGGTCGCGACGTCAATGAGACTCGGATCCAGTGCGAACGCGGTGCTGTCGCCCAACACGTCGAGCGCGCGATTGGTGATCGCTTCAAAGATTGGCCGGACCTGCCCATGCACGTTGAGCGTGGAGCCACGAAGGCGCATATAGCGCGAATTGGGATCCTCACCCAGCCATATCAGCCGGTAGTAGTACGATTTGTTGTTGTCGAGGTGATATTTCAGACGCACGCGCAACAGATTCTCGTCGTCGGTCAATTTTGATTCTGGAGTTGGCGCGGTCGGAGCCGGGGGCAGGGTCGAAGTAAATATGGTGAAAGTGCCTGTAGATCCTTGCACGTGAGGATCCAGCGTCGTGGGCGTTGCTAGTTGCCCCACCAGGATATTCGAGCCGTCAGACATAATCGCGGCAACCGAACCGCCAGCAAATGAAATAGCGAACTTGTTGTCGACGCTTCCAGGGTCCCCGGAATCCCCGTCGAATGTGAAACTGAAATCGATTTCGGTAATTTGGCGCCGAGTGATCGACGAAGCAGGTACCGCTACAAAGCTTTCTGTGCGGCTTGATTGCTGAAAATTGCCATCTTGCTGGAGTTGATCGGCGGGTTTCAGGGAATCGTTGCGCTGCAACGTGATGGAAGTGCCGTCGTTCAAGATGACTTTGGCTCTTAGCGTGCCTCCGGTAATTGACGGAATGTCCACCTGCAGGGAGATGCTGAAGCTACGTATCATCTGTGCAAACGGATCGGGGGGCGCCGGCAGTGGCAGCAAAGTCCACGCGAAGTACTTCTCAACGGCGGCGAACCCAGGCAGCAGCGACGCATCGACAAGACCCGGTTCCAGATACCGTCGAAATGTGAAGATGGCTTCTTCGTCGAAGTCCGGCATGTGGCTGGGTATGAGTACCGCCGGCGTAACATCGGCCCGCTCCACAACGACGCGGAAGTGCCGCAACACTTCGTAATACAGCAGCGTCATCGCGTGAGCGTGATTGTGATTGCGCACCGTTCGCGTCTGCGCGCTCGCCTGTTCGGACTGCTTGCTCTGCACGACGACCGTGCTTCTCAGATCTCTGACGGCGGTCGAGTGCTGCGCGAACGAATCCTGCAGTGACTGAACCGTTTGGGAGCTGACGTCGCGATCCCCCTGCGTCGTCGAATACCCGCCACCAATCGAGCCCACGGCCGAGCCGTATGCGCTCGATACCGCTGCAGCGATGCCGCCCAGGAGTGAGCCGCCTGCCTGAAACTCGTGCACGGTCGCGCTCACAACTTCATCCACCGTCCGGTCGCGCACCTGGCTGTGCTCCAGCGTGTCGGTGAGCATGTTTTCTTCGTTGCGCGAATCGGTCGACTGTCGCGCCCAATCGACAATCGCAAGGTTTACCTGCTCGCCCGGCGCGAGCGGTAAGCTGTAGGCGATCTGCCCAAGTCCATGCCCAACCGGAATCCAGGTGACGTCGTAGTTCACGATCAGCGCCAGCTGAGTGTTTCCGGTGAACGCGAGTGGCGCAAATTCCGGTTTTATCGCAGTCTGTGCGAGCGGTTTCGCAACAACCAGCTCGGCCCGGCCCTTTGCGTTCGCGCCCTTTGGAGCTGGCGCCGCCGCGGGCGACGTAATGGTTACGTCATACATGCTCGGCAACTGCACGATCTGATGCACCTGGAAGTGCTGCGTCGCGACGTTGGATGGAAGCAGCGCCTCGCATCCATCCTGACCGACCAGCATCGCTGGAACGTTGGCGAACGATCCTGGCGACAGATTGAGGTCTACCAGAGTCGGCGACTGCATTGACGGGTAACTTCCGGCGTCCGCCTCATACACGCCGTTCCTGTCGACAGCGAGCCGCAGGACTATCGCTTCCGGTCCTGTTTGCGCACTGGGCAAAGCGTCCACGACACTCTGCAACGGCCCGTAGATGTGCAGCGAGAGACCGTCCAGCTGACTGGCGAGGCTGCCTCCAGTCTGTATCTCGGTAAGTATCTCGGTCTGGCGTCGTAACGGCTCAAGATCCCACGAGAGGTAGCCGGCGTGGTCGCTCGCCAATACTCCCAGAGCGATCTCTACACTCTGCCGCGGAACAGATTGGCCATCCCCGCTCTGCCCCAGACCCAGCTGTGCGGTCGCGAACACCGGGACGTTCGCCACTGGAGCGCCGGTATCGGTCTCCATCAGGAAAACGGAAAACCGCCCAGGGCCTTCGTTTGCTCCGAAAGGGACACTCATGCCGGTATCCAGCGTCGGTTGTGAATTGCGTTACCGCGCGGCCAGGACGAAACGGGTCGCAGTTGGCGGCTGGTGTTCGCAGCATATTGAGGGCCACGGCGGAGCCGGCGTGCAGCGCGATGCTGGGCGCATCAATGCGGTCCGCGCGTTTTTTCACATTCCGGGCCGACTTTGCGCGTCGCTGAGCGCGACGTGCACCAGCAACTGGCGTTACGGTTGCGGACCGCCAGGATCGCCGTTGTTCCCGCGTTGCATTTCGCGAATGCGCTGCCGAATCTGGGCCTGGAGCCCAACGTATTGCGCAACCTGCACCGGCGTCATGAAGCTGGAGAGCTGTTGCTGCTCGTCCTGCTGCAACGCGAAGCGCTTACCCTGAAGGTCGTGCGCCTGCGCCATGAGTTGTGCAACCCGGGCCTGATCGGCCGAGCTTCCCTTGGCCATCTCGTCACGCAGACTCATGCGAACGCCGCGCTCCTGCTCCAGGAGAGCATTACGCTCACTACCGATGCTTGCATTGACGGAGCGCAGACGATTGACCTGATCGTCGTTCAGGTTGAGCCGCTGCCGAACTATCTGCTCGCTGCGCTGACGAAACTCCTGCTCCAGCGCCTGCCTGTGCGGCTGCACGCCCTGCGCCGGCGGCGGACGCATCGGCCGTATGCGACGGCCCTGGGCACTCGCGGTTGTGGCGCCGGCGACACTCGTTACGCACAGCACCGCGGCCGTCATGAGGGTAACTACTCTCATGCCGAATCTCCCGCGCTTGCAGGCTCGGGCGCGTCTTCGAGCGCAGCTGGTGTGACGGATTCCGGATCGACCGTCGGCATCGCCTGAAGCTTGTCGAGATCACGTGTGAGCTGCGCCAGCCCATCGTCGCTCAGATCACTCGTGTTGACGAGCGCGAGTCCCTGACCCGCGACACCGGCAGCGCTATTCGCCGCTGGCGTGGCACTGTGTCCGGAGTTGTGCAGCGCGAAGGTGGAGATGCCAACCGCACCGATCAGGCACGCAGCAGCAAGCTCCAGATAGACTCTGCGCATGCTCGTCCGCTTGCGACGATACGCTGGGATCGCGGCGACTATACGCTCGACGTTCACGGCAGGCATGACTGCACTTGCACGCACCGCGCGAATGATCGCGAGCTCCGCGGAGCAGTCGTCGCACGCATCCAGGTGCTGTTGCACCCGCACACGCTCGGCCTCCGGCAGCGTGCCGAGCATCAGCTCCGGCAACGCTTCGCGAACCTCTATGTTCTCACAATCATTCATCATCGAGAAACTCCTTGACCGCGCGCATCGCGTTGTGGTAGTGGACGCGCGCTGCGCCCTCAGTGGTACCAACCAGCTCCGCGATCTCCTTGTACGAAAGCCCCTGTTCCAGCCGGAGCATGAAAACCTCTTTCTGCTTCTGCGACAGTGCATCCACTGCCATCCTTACCCGCACCATCGACTCGTCCGCGACCATCGTGTCCAGTGCATCAAACGTCGTAACAGCATCGCCCTCTTCCACCGTCGCCACCATTCTGCTTCGTCGCTCCGATCGTCGTCGATCCAGTATCAGGCGTCGCGCAATGGTGAAAAGCCATGTTCGGAAGGCACTCTCGCCGCGAAAGCTCTCGATCGCCGCAAACGCTCTAACGAAGGTATCCTGAACCACTTCATCCACGTTGTCGCGCTCTCCCTCGGCTGCGACGAACCGCGCCAGTCCGGGAGCATGCCGCTCGACCAGTCTCGTGGCCGCCATGCTTTCACCGATCCGCCATCG
The window above is part of the Gemmatimonadota bacterium genome. Proteins encoded here:
- a CDS encoding zf-HC2 domain-containing protein, coding for MMNDCENIEVREALPELMLGTLPEAERVRVQQHLDACDDCSAELAIIRAVRASAVMPAVNVERIVAAIPAYRRKRTSMRRVYLELAAACLIGAVGISTFALHNSGHSATPAANSAAGVAGQGLALVNTSDLSDDGLAQLTRDLDKLQAMPTVDPESVTPAALEDAPEPASAGDSA
- a CDS encoding RNA polymerase sigma factor translates to MAATRLVERHAPGLARFVAAEGERDNVDEVVQDTFVRAFAAIESFRGESAFRTWLFTIARRLILDRRRSERRSRMVATVEEGDAVTTFDALDTMVADESMVRVRMAVDALSQKQKEVFMLRLEQGLSYKEIAELVGTTEGAARVHYHNAMRAVKEFLDDE